In Salipiger profundus, one genomic interval encodes:
- a CDS encoding SIS domain-containing protein encodes MTETGLDIIDAELARQFPDAAKTFANAREAAGRAARDIRETGRLHLLAIGGSHWVNRLAEPFYRQAGIDATAHVISEYMRASLPGPAVRLLTSQSGASGEILRYLDTCPEGPLVGLTLSCDSPLGQRVPCVTGHGPAERSYAATRSVAITIAQHAAILKALGADLPGFETALKGPDGLPDTREATGVLAGARAAVFCGRGNLQGLADGIALAFMELARVPVLGLEAGMFRHGPFELVDETTATVFFRGEGPEGDNVDGLAAELVDAGFRPVVLDFSGLPPVAGALTVPVPPACGLAAALHALPVAQRIVVDAADRLVPDMGRPLRSTKITSGEAA; translated from the coding sequence ATGACCGAAACCGGTCTCGACATCATCGACGCCGAGCTGGCGCGCCAGTTCCCCGACGCCGCCAAGACCTTTGCCAACGCCCGCGAGGCCGCCGGCCGCGCCGCCCGCGACATCCGCGAGACCGGCCGGCTGCACCTGCTCGCCATCGGCGGCTCGCACTGGGTCAACCGGCTGGCCGAGCCGTTCTACCGGCAGGCCGGCATCGACGCGACGGCGCATGTGATCTCGGAATACATGCGCGCCTCGCTGCCCGGCCCCGCCGTGCGGCTGCTGACCTCGCAGTCCGGCGCCTCGGGCGAGATCCTGCGCTACCTCGACACCTGCCCTGAGGGGCCGCTGGTCGGGCTTACCCTCAGCTGCGACAGCCCGCTCGGGCAGCGTGTGCCCTGCGTCACCGGCCATGGCCCCGCCGAGCGCAGCTATGCCGCGACCCGGTCGGTGGCGATCACCATCGCGCAGCACGCGGCCATCCTGAAGGCGCTCGGCGCCGACCTGCCCGGCTTCGAGACAGCGCTGAAGGGCCCCGACGGGCTGCCCGACACGCGCGAGGCCACCGGTGTGCTCGCCGGAGCCCGCGCCGCAGTGTTCTGCGGTCGCGGCAACCTGCAGGGGCTGGCGGACGGCATCGCGCTGGCCTTCATGGAGCTTGCGCGGGTGCCGGTGCTGGGGCTCGAGGCCGGCATGTTCCGGCATGGCCCCTTCGAGCTGGTGGACGAGACCACCGCGACGGTCTTCTTTCGCGGCGAGGGTCCCGAGGGCGACAACGTCGACGGGCTTGCCGCCGAGCTGGTCGATGCCGGGTTCCGCCCCGTGGTGCTCGACTTCTCCGGCCTGCCGCCGGTCGCGGGCGCGCTGACCGTGCCGGTCCCGCCCGCGTGCGGACTGGCCGCCGCGCTGCATGCGCTTCCGGTGGCGCAGCGCATCGTCGTCGACGCCGCCGACCGCCTCGTGCCCGACATGGGCCGGCCGCTGCGTTCGACCAAGATCACCTCGGGCGAGGCCGCATGA